One window of Geotoga petraea genomic DNA carries:
- a CDS encoding M48 family metallopeptidase yields the protein MISRIKIQNIEMDLLIKNITKKSLKIYVSEDKKLVIHKPKDYPMAKVKNFILKNEKNIIEEFNKEKEITNDFHFLGEEIDYAYKENSQVMNVDVKKLGNNLLVVYNKNLPENIKKEIIEKEQINFFYKELGDLILKYVEKHKIHIQKNINIIKIKNLKSRWGSCSSKNNLNFNIKLICFREEVIEYVVVHEMCHLVHMDHSKEFWRLVEKILPDYRVRKSELSKKIKIPELLK from the coding sequence TTGATAAGTAGAATAAAAATCCAAAATATAGAAATGGATCTTCTTATAAAGAACATAACTAAAAAAAGTTTAAAGATATATGTTTCCGAAGATAAAAAACTGGTTATACATAAACCAAAAGATTACCCTATGGCAAAGGTTAAAAATTTTATATTAAAAAATGAAAAAAACATTATAGAAGAATTCAATAAAGAAAAAGAAATTACTAATGATTTTCATTTTTTGGGTGAAGAAATTGATTATGCTTACAAAGAAAATTCACAAGTTATGAACGTTGATGTAAAAAAATTGGGGAATAATTTATTGGTAGTATACAATAAAAATCTTCCAGAAAATATTAAAAAAGAAATTATTGAAAAAGAACAGATAAACTTCTTTTACAAAGAACTGGGAGATTTGATATTAAAATATGTTGAAAAACATAAAATTCATATACAAAAAAATATAAATATTATAAAAATAAAAAATTTAAAGTCAAGATGGGGAAGTTGTTCATCAAAAAACAACTTGAACTTCAACATAAAGCTTATATGTTTTAGAGAAGAAGTAATAGAGTATGTTGTAGTACATGAGATGTGCCATTTAGTTCATATGGATCATTCAAAAGAATTTTGGCGATTAGTGGAAAAGATTTTGCCAGATTATAGAGTAAGAAAAAGCGAATTATCTAAAAAAATAAAAATTCCGGAGCTTTTAAAATAG
- a CDS encoding alpha/beta hydrolase: MKVNFNYEKNPFDYSSGYIFKGKHYRCSYITYKTRYKNPKMGTEQVQIYNFKPKGKIFASSLIVHGLGSSNIKFLIWMGRHLASVGINSTILILPGNYTRVDDSSVSGRSFLWPEMNQLVQFWENAVVDLRSTLDLLESLDLWKENNIVIGYCLGGMVSTITAAVDKRISELVLMTTGGSLPEILYRSPTTKFIRRLIDKGFKTDYNLHDVEYINSIYKKNLDKVKTMSAQEIMESDIHPLFKIDPLSYAHLVDPKIITFIEAIFDNTLSRKSRKMLLKEFKGCKYYMIPVGHVTWLPFEYLLAHYILNKLNIKDSKIRTRLLERDKISDNFDNFIHK, from the coding sequence ATGAAAGTCAACTTTAACTATGAAAAGAATCCTTTTGATTACAGTTCTGGTTATATTTTTAAAGGGAAACACTATAGATGTAGCTATATAACTTATAAAACAAGATATAAAAACCCAAAAATGGGAACAGAACAAGTTCAGATTTATAACTTTAAGCCAAAAGGGAAAATATTCGCATCTTCTTTGATTGTTCATGGTTTGGGCAGTTCAAATATAAAATTCTTGATCTGGATGGGAAGACATTTGGCTTCTGTTGGAATAAATTCTACTATTCTAATTTTACCCGGTAATTACACCAGAGTAGATGACTCATCCGTTAGTGGAAGAAGTTTTCTTTGGCCAGAAATGAATCAATTGGTTCAATTTTGGGAAAATGCTGTTGTAGATTTAAGATCAACGCTTGATCTACTTGAATCTTTAGACCTTTGGAAAGAAAATAACATTGTAATTGGATATTGCCTTGGTGGAATGGTTTCTACAATTACAGCTGCTGTAGATAAAAGGATTAGTGAACTTGTTTTAATGACTACCGGCGGGAGTCTACCAGAGATATTGTATCGTTCTCCCACAACAAAGTTTATAAGGAGGTTAATAGATAAAGGTTTTAAAACTGATTACAACTTACATGATGTTGAATACATAAATTCTATCTACAAAAAAAACTTAGACAAAGTTAAAACCATGAGTGCACAAGAAATAATGGAATCAGATATTCACCCTCTTTTTAAAATCGATCCTTTATCTTATGCTCATTTGGTAGACCCAAAAATAATAACTTTTATAGAAGCGATTTTTGACAACACCCTCTCAAGGAAAAGTAGAAAAATGCTTTTAAAAGAGTTTAAAGGATGTAAATATTACATGATACCAGTTGGACACGTTACGTGGTTGCCCTTTGAATATCTTTTAGCACATTATATTTTGAATAAACTAAATATAAAAGACAGTAAGATTAGAACCAGATTGCTCGAAAGAGATAAGATCTCTGATAACTTTGATAATTTTATACACAAATAA
- the trpB gene encoding tryptophan synthase subunit beta: protein MLKTSGIYYGEFGGRYVPDHLDKKLEILEDVFKEIKNDPVFISEYQYYLKNYVGRPSALYYAKNLSKIIGVKTYLKREDLNHTGAHKINNAIGQILIAKRMGKKEIIAETGAGQHGVATATAAALFNMKCKIFMGEEDINRQKMNVERMKILGAEIIPATNGTKTLKEAVDKALEYYVDNPESYYLLGSAVGPSPYPEMVKFFQSVIGQEAKKQFFDFEGELPDGIFACIGGGSNSIGIFNDFIKDEVKLYAAEGGGEGINSGRTAATLSSKSQPIIFQGSFSYCLTDQESNPIEAYSISAGLDYPGIGPEHAFFKESNRIMYYPINDDEAIESFKILSKEEGIIPAIESAHAIALAKKIAKVEGLKKIIVNLSGRGDKDVGRFL, encoded by the coding sequence ATGTTGAAAACAAGTGGTATTTATTATGGTGAATTTGGTGGAAGATATGTTCCTGATCATTTGGATAAAAAGTTGGAAATTTTAGAAGATGTTTTTAAAGAAATAAAAAATGATCCGGTTTTTATTTCTGAATATCAATATTATCTTAAAAACTATGTTGGAAGGCCTTCTGCACTTTATTATGCAAAAAATTTGAGCAAAATAATTGGTGTTAAAACATATCTAAAGAGAGAAGATCTAAATCATACTGGTGCTCACAAAATAAACAACGCTATTGGACAAATTCTTATAGCAAAAAGAATGGGTAAGAAAGAGATAATAGCTGAAACAGGTGCAGGGCAACATGGTGTAGCAACTGCAACAGCTGCAGCATTATTTAATATGAAATGTAAAATATTCATGGGAGAAGAAGATATTAATAGGCAAAAAATGAACGTAGAGAGAATGAAGATATTAGGAGCAGAAATTATACCGGCAACAAATGGGACAAAAACCTTAAAAGAAGCTGTTGATAAGGCACTTGAATATTATGTTGATAATCCAGAGAGCTATTACTTGCTTGGCTCAGCTGTAGGGCCCTCACCTTATCCAGAAATGGTTAAGTTTTTTCAATCTGTTATTGGGCAAGAAGCTAAAAAGCAATTTTTTGATTTTGAAGGGGAATTACCAGATGGAATATTTGCTTGTATAGGTGGGGGCTCGAATTCTATTGGCATTTTTAATGATTTTATAAAAGATGAAGTAAAACTTTATGCAGCAGAAGGTGGTGGAGAGGGTATAAACTCTGGAAGGACGGCAGCCACACTTTCAAGTAAAAGTCAACCTATAATATTCCAAGGCTCATTCTCTTATTGCCTAACAGATCAAGAATCAAATCCTATAGAGGCATATTCTATTTCAGCAGGTTTAGACTATCCAGGTATAGGACCTGAACATGCTTTTTTCAAAGAATCAAATAGAATTATGTATTATCCAATAAATGATGATGAAGCTATAGAATCATTTAAAATTCTTTCAAAAGAAGAAGGTATAATTCCAGCTATAGAATCTGCCCATGCAATTGCTTTAGCAAAGAAAATTGCAAAAGTAGAAGGTTTAAAAAAGATAATCGTTAACTTATCTGGTAGAGGAGATAAAGATGTAGGAAGATTCTTATAA